Proteins found in one Streptococcus criceti HS-6 genomic segment:
- a CDS encoding Stp1/IreP family PP2C-type Ser/Thr phosphatase: MEIALRTDIGQKRSENQDFINQFSNKSGTPLIILADGMGGHRAGNIASELTVTDLGKIWEETDFSDLSQIRDWMIDVIEKENQKIHELGKEESYRGMGTTIEAVAVVDNAVLYAHLGDSRIGLVRNGQYQQLTTDHSLVNELLRAGQITEEEAAIHPQKNIITQSIGQQSPIELDLGVQQLEPGDFILMNSDGLTNMISNETVVNVLLADDESLPEKANQLIAQANKAGGLDNITVGLLHVEGEAAL; the protein is encoded by the coding sequence ATGGAAATTGCTTTGCGTACTGATATCGGTCAAAAGAGGTCTGAAAATCAGGATTTCATCAACCAATTTAGTAACAAGTCAGGGACACCCCTTATTATCTTAGCAGATGGCATGGGTGGGCATCGCGCCGGCAATATTGCCAGCGAGCTGACGGTGACAGACCTGGGAAAGATTTGGGAAGAAACCGATTTTTCTGATTTGAGTCAAATCCGTGACTGGATGATTGATGTTATTGAAAAAGAAAATCAAAAGATTCATGAGCTCGGAAAAGAAGAATCTTACCGTGGTATGGGAACAACCATCGAAGCTGTTGCTGTTGTCGATAACGCTGTTCTCTATGCCCATCTAGGGGATTCTCGGATTGGTTTGGTCAGAAATGGCCAGTACCAGCAACTGACAACAGATCATTCGTTAGTCAATGAGTTGCTTCGAGCTGGTCAAATTACTGAGGAAGAGGCAGCCATCCACCCTCAGAAAAATATTATCACTCAGTCCATTGGTCAACAGAGCCCAATCGAGCTTGATTTGGGGGTTCAACAGCTGGAACCAGGGGATTTCATTTTGATGAACAGCGACGGTCTGACCAATATGATTTCCAATGAGACTGTCGTTAATGTTCTGCTGGCTGATGATGAAAGTCTTCCAGAAAAAGCTAATCAGTTAATAGCCCAAGCCAATAAGGCTGGTGGCTTAGATAATATTACCGTGGGACTCTTGCACGTAGAAGGTGAGGCGGCATTATGA